The nucleotide window CTGCCATCAGTGAACAAGGATCTAAATCGGATTTAGGTCCACTTCGGATGCACCATTCGACGATGACCCAACCCGATCGAAGGTCAGCGAAGAAGGGCAGAGAATGGACCGGATCAATTGATGCTGACGTGTCTACTGCTACATGAGTAAGGCTATTTAACATGGCTGTCAATCACGCTAATCATTCACGGTTGGGCTTgaaatttaatgatttaattcaaAATGGATTGTAAGAAAATGGCATAGTTTCATCCTGTCACGTTGAGAAATATATGTAATGTTTGCTGCATCTCGTCCATAAAATAGAAATGTTTATAAATGTGTATTTATAGTATATGCATTTATTTGATATGGTGAAAGTAAAATCTTGTAATTCCATTTAATGACAGTAATATTATTAGTTAACCTCTTAGATgaaatgataatgataaaagaAACTAATATAACATCAAAGAATCACATCGTATCTCGTTATACTATAAACGAGGAGCGTAATCTGATTTGATTCATCCTTATCATCGCCAAAATATTTTGTCCCAATGTGTGATACTCAACAAAGTCTCTCCGATTTTAATATCCATGCATGCATAAAGAAAACTCCTTTTGTTTAAGTTTGAATCATCGGTTATTATTCATTTTGATGTTTATGCAGTAGTCGTAATAAGTGATGCATACACTAATTAATACCCTCACAATAAAAAAAGGTTAAGTAATGAATTGAGTTTTTCGagctgatttaattaatgaaatgAATTAAATGTACCCTTTCCAACCTTCTCTACCTATTTTTTACGAGCAATCCACACAACATAAACGTGGCCACATCATACCTATACCTCTCCTGCGTGATACATAGCAAAAAGAGAATGACAAAGATAAAAATAGTCAATAGCAACATATAAAACTAAAATAAACATATTTTCAGTAAAATATGTGCATAggatattttaatttttcaatctAACATCCCCAAAtctgaacaataaaaaaaaaaactcacatgAAGAAAAAGGCtaccattaattttttttatcgaagAAAAATAACTCACttagattttcttttttatgtatgCCTATTCTCAAGAGCCCTTCCTTTGTGTTTTCTGATatttttactctttttttttcgaTTGgacctaaaaaaaataaaaaaaatcctaatcTTTTTCTCAATAGGTCATGCAAAATTTTCAGAATtctcttatatttttatttttgttctcaatAGTACATTTTTCTGCTGACTTTTTGTTTTCTAGGTCAAACTCGGTCGATGGACGGCTGGATCTGAGATATGCCTTGTGGCGCCATGATATGAATGGAAAAATGTTGCAAGTCTTAACTTGTTACTCCCATGACACGCTAATACGTTTCGCTTACTTCCATGACATGCAGCTATGTGCATGTGCATCAAGAATGCCACGTGATGTCAGATGGAAAACCATAAAATATATCCCCTCCGTAAACTTCCAACAGATAACAGTCTGGACTCTGCCGTAAGTTTTTGACCAATTAAACCCCAGTGGCCATGGCTTTGATGGTCAAGAAtgccacgagagagagagagagagagagagagagagagagagaggagcacaAGAAGAAGATCATGTGTTTATCTTCCACTGAAAATATTACAAAGGAAAGAGTAGTGGATGTTGGATTCTATGTGAAAGCAGTGCATTTCTTCCTGATGTTCCCACCAGTCCCCATCAGGACCTCCACATTCCCCAGCTTCACCAAAGCATCTGCAAACTTCTGTAGAAAGCCCGCTTCATCTGACGCCAGGCCAGAGACAACGCTCGCCGTCGAACTATCCGAAGCCAGCTCCTGGTCGATCTGCATCACCCCTTTGTTCACCAGTAACTGCTTGTAGTACTGGTTGTCGACTACGAAAGACGTGTTCTGGTCCAAGAACGCAGTAGGATCCTTCTTCAATGGCTTCGGTCTTGGCCCGCAGATTCGAGTAAGCTTGGCTTTCAAGCTCGGGTCCATGGAAGGGTCGGGCGCGCCGGTGCCCTGGAAATTTCCGAGCCGGTCGCGGAAGAAGACGCAGTGGGCCACGCCGACGGTGTGGCTGCCCAGGAGGATGACCATTTCTTCCAGGGTGAATCCCTTCGCCAAGAAGAACTGAAAAGCCTCAGAGACCGTCAAGGATGGCCCTGGCAAGCGGACGTCTTTGGGGTTGGAGACGAGGCCATCTCGTCTCCCAGTGGGAATGTCGTAGTTGGGACCGCCGGCTAGTGCTACGGCGTCTCTGGTTGCAAGCGCTATAATGTCAGCGCAGGAGACAGTGGACGGGCATTGAGCCTCCAGGTTTGCTTTCACCTCGTCGATGATCTCGAACCCGCGAACAGTGAGGTTTGGCCCCGCCGACCtctccgtcttcttcttcttggttggaGCTATGAGGATCGATGCGTCGCAACCCTACAGCAGAAACAAAGCCATGCACATTACGTTGTCACATCACGATGTAGTGCAAAGACAATTGTCGTGAAGAGGAGATGGCTTATTACCCTAACGAAGCAGTCATGAAAGTACATGCGAAGGAAGGCGGCGGTGACGGAGTGATCGGTGGCGAAGTGCTTAGAGACGACGGAAAGCACCTCGGACTCTGCTTGCGGGCAGGAAGAGTTGTAAAACCCGACTTGGAGGTCGCCAATGGCGAAAGgaatggagagggagaggaggacaATGCAAAGAAGCCCCATGCTTCGGTAACACGACCAAGGAGACATCACCACTGTATCCTCTCTTCTCCCGGAGGTGGTGAGATGAGATTGACAGTAGAGAGACTTGTGTGCATATATAGAAATCTAAGGTGCTAATTGAGCACAACTTGTAGTGCCCATATGGAGGTTCCATAATGCATGGGAGAAGGTTGACTTGGTAGAGAGAACAGTATTATACTCAGGATGCTGGAACAGGAATCATGCACGGTTTCACTCTTCTTGTGTTTGCTTCTTGGAAATTCCTTCCACCAACGTGCAATGTATAGTGTCAACCAACCTCCATGGCACCAAGTTTAAGCACTGGAATTAGCTGTCCAGATATTGTTTTCATAGCACAAACTAGACCATGTTGTGGTGTGAATCAGTTGGGTAGCTTTGACATAGAGGAGAAGCAGAACATGTCTGCTGTCGAGAGCATCGAGAAGTTTGCGGAAATAACGAGGTCTTTTCCAATCTAATATACATGTGAAGGTTGGATGGCCATACAAGGGTTTCACTAAACATTATGTTCGTCGTGAGTAATTTATGTGGGCTCCGTACGTAGATAGTGGTGGGAAGAATGTGGTGGCACATGAATCCATGTTCATATGTTTGTGATCACGCATTTACGCTAACGATTCTTCTGGTGATTCCTTGGGTCGAACTATGAAGCTTATCGTCGAACTCTTAGAATGCAGAAATTGTCATCACAGTCAATTATTCTACGTGTCTGATAAGGTCAGACGAGAGCAACACAGAGACGAAGATTGACGGCAATGCAAGAAGATCTCATTCTCGTTTGGTTCAATGGAAGCAACGCGACGATATAGATATCAGCTTTTGTTCCCCATGCGTTCAAACTCACTGCGGCGGGTGCTCCTCTGCTGCAACAGGTTTCTCCTTGCCATCTGTGTCGGCGGCCTCTGTTTCCTCGACTAGTTTCAGCTCGCTGATCCCTGGATCAAGCTCCTCGACAACAGCAGCAGTCGGGCTTTCACCAGTCGGCTCAGAGAGGTCTACCAGTGGCGGTTCCTTGCCGTCTTCGGCACTCTCGGTCTTGGCCTGCAAATTCTGGAAACATGAAGATCTTGAGGAAGGAGAAGGCGTCGAGGAGAAGTCGTACCTCAAGAGGAGCAGGGTCGGGAATGGTGGGGCTCTCGGCGGGAGGAGCGTGGGGGCTGGCGACATTTAGCTCGCTGGGTTTGCTTGAACAAATACCCATTGAGCTCGGCGCAGGAGAATCCGAAAGGGGAACGACAGGGCAGCAGAGATCTCCGGCGGGGTATATAAACGGACGGGAGAACGATTAGGGTCAGAGAGGTGAAAGAATATGTCGTATCCATGTCTATGTTTGGGGGAGGGATGGTTGGCTGTTCTTGGACCATTTCTAATGGACAAATCTTCCTCCGTCGAGTGCGAGCTTTCAGGGGAAACCAACGGTCAGAAGGCGGGaaggcactctctctctctcaaattagAGATACAGTAGACAGAGGCGGTAGATGTCGTTTGCGGTTAAAAGCATGTATGATCACTGCATTGGCAGAAGCCTTCGAAAATATTGATACATTTCTTCTTCAGATAATGAAGAACATTAACAGTGATGCAAATaaacaactaaaaaaaaaaaaggaaaacagggCTTCCCTTGCACAAAACGTTTGCATGTCTTCATAATCATGCCAGCtcaaaaattagtaaaatcatatAGAATAAGAGCGGATCATAAGTAATAATACACAACCTTCATTAAATAACAAATGGAAAGTGAAATGTGCAGACGATATTAAGCAAACAATTGACATATACCCAATCACTTGTGAAGTAAAATATTTCAGAAACACAAATAATAGCGGCAACAACTATACACTTTCTTTGTGTTATATACAACAATAGCTACGCTGTAGGATGGTACCCAGGATTCATAGTCACATCTGGTGGGATATGTCTTGCTGCACCAATCTCCTGGCAGCACTCCATAGAAAGCCGAAGAGCAGCAGCCAAACCCAGCACGATAAGAACACCTACAATATTTGTACCAATCAACTGTATTTTATTTTTCAGAGATTGAGAGAGAGTTAATCAACTGAGTTTAGTTAGATATATGTGCCTCTAGTAGTGCTGAGCAAGAAGTAATAGACATGCATATAAAGTTAAATGCACATGTCTGTGTCCATCTATACCCATGTATTTATACATGGTGTCCAAAGGTATAGAAAATGAACATTAAGAAACAAATTTATCAGCTGTCATCTGAATTAATTTGCTTATAATTTATAACTACTGTAGAATTATTTCCTAGTACATTAATAAAGCTCAGATGCATATGGAACCACAGTTGTGCTTATATTGCTCCCACCAGGGAAAGTTTCATACTAATTCCACCTACCTTAAAGTTTTCCTACTCTTATTGTTTCATGAAGCGTTGATGCACAGGGCATCGTGGTATTTTCACAAATGTAATCATGAACGTTCTGCTCAAGACAGAAAGGGAAAGAAATATACAGTAAAAGCAAGTTAAACTTTATCTAGTTCGAACAACAATTACCACAGTTGTGTATCCGTGTGGGGTTTTTCCAAAAGGCAGTTCATAATGTTTAATATGACATTGATCACATTGTAATCTGATGTTTATGTTCTGTAACATGATATGCAGAACTAAACAGGTAGCTTTCCAATAATTAACTACAAAAATTGTTGACATAAAGAAAGGATAACAATTGTACCAGTTATGATGTTCACAGGCAGTGAAGAAATACCAAGAGAAACTGATATTAGCACATCCAAAAAGAGTCCTCCAATTAGAAGGGCAAATGCAACCCAAAGTGGGTTCCAGCATCCCTGTTGGCATAAAGAACATAAACATAAATCCAAGCAAGATAATGACAGACTGAGCAACTAGCAGAATGATAACAAGTGGTGATTGTCTTGAATAAAGAATCGTAGAATCATGCATTTATCATTCAGGATTGCAGCAGTATAGTATGGTTGTAAAATTAGGCCACTGTAGCTCAACTTAAAACAAAATGGCATGCATACCCTTTCTTGTTCTTGTTGCCCCCTGCCATGAGCTGAATTGACCCTCCAAACCCAGTAATTTGTCTGTTCCAGGAAGAGATTGTTTATTAATTGATACAATAAATCAATTTTTTATTAAGTTGGGACATGAGTTGGAAACTTCCTAGAACAAAGTCTCGAGTGACTAGAAGCGTTTACCATTTTTACAAATTTAAGTACAGAACACACCGTCTTATAAGAGTAACATCAAACATACATCTTATAAAAGACAAATTTTAGTTGCTGACTAATTTATAATTACATGAAAGGTAATTGCATCCCATTTCAAACGCATAAAGCATTTGAGATA belongs to Musa acuminata AAA Group cultivar baxijiao chromosome BXJ3-5, Cavendish_Baxijiao_AAA, whole genome shotgun sequence and includes:
- the LOC103985043 gene encoding peroxidase 44-like, with protein sequence MSPWSCYRSMGLLCIVLLSLSIPFAIGDLQVGFYNSSCPQAESEVLSVVSKHFATDHSVTAAFLRMYFHDCFVRGCDASILIAPTKKKKTERSAGPNLTVRGFEIIDEVKANLEAQCPSTVSCADIIALATRDAVALAGGPNYDIPTGRRDGLVSNPKDVRLPGPSLTVSEAFQFFLAKGFTLEEMVILLGSHTVGVAHCVFFRDRLGNFQGTGAPDPSMDPSLKAKLTRICGPRPKPLKKDPTAFLDQNTSFVVDNQYYKQLLVNKGVMQIDQELASDSSTASVVSGLASDEAGFLQKFADALVKLGNVEVLMGTGGNIRKKCTAFT
- the LOC108952886 gene encoding uncharacterized protein LOC108952886 is translated as MGICSSKPSELNVASPHAPPAESPTIPDPAPLEAKTESAEDGKEPPLVDLSEPTGESPTAAVVEELDPGISELKLVEETEAADTDGKEKPVAAEEHPPQ